One segment of Cetobacterium sp. NK01 DNA contains the following:
- the selB gene encoding selenocysteine-specific translation elongation factor, which produces MKNIVIGTAGHIDHGKTTLVKMLTDINTDTMKEEKERGMTIDLGFAPLNTPSGDIISIIDVPGHEKFIKNMVAGAKGIDFVLFLIACDDGIMPQTIEHKEILKLLGVKNGIIVLSKTDLVTSERIQELKIEIEESFQDSFFKSFPIVEVTSKDSSTYKTLYNIILKEINNLKILDSNKEENFFRLDIDKIYSPKGIGTIVSGTTIGNIKKGDTLTLYPQKISIKIKGIQNHGKDLEEISSHQRCALNITGTTAKEIERGNLLTNSQTIMNSKIIDVLFNRLSGGELPKNNTKIRLNIGTGEYFGKIKYLHEIETDPIFFQLIMDKDIPVDFDDIGILRTLSTSSLIGGVRILTPFGVPTKKNNYIYLQKLNYLLNKDLNLVEYLSTKKDFVYINDLNKEFNLTLNQSSFDENIFTFKSINAIIHKTILEKLKLDIKIYLEDFHNKNPLKKGVPLATVNNLFFKGQNLTIEFQDDFQEQNNFVSLKNFKIKLSKDEKKIKDEILVLLKKHEFNGLSFEILNEHFKSNRNFKNVFQYLLSEGLVLNLDDYYVLKGFYQEALSRLQLFFEKNSKITLAEFRDILKSNRKMALIYLENFDEKKVTKKIDNYRVKNNI; this is translated from the coding sequence ATGAAAAATATAGTAATTGGTACTGCTGGTCATATTGATCACGGAAAAACAACTTTAGTTAAAATGTTAACAGATATAAATACCGATACTATGAAAGAGGAAAAAGAAAGGGGTATGACCATTGATCTTGGTTTTGCCCCTTTAAATACTCCCTCTGGAGATATTATCAGTATTATTGATGTTCCGGGACATGAAAAATTTATAAAAAATATGGTTGCTGGAGCAAAAGGAATTGATTTCGTTCTATTTTTAATTGCCTGTGATGATGGGATTATGCCTCAAACCATTGAGCATAAAGAGATTCTTAAACTACTTGGGGTTAAAAATGGAATTATTGTCTTATCAAAAACTGATTTAGTTACCTCTGAAAGAATTCAAGAATTAAAAATTGAAATTGAAGAGTCTTTTCAAGATAGTTTTTTTAAGTCTTTTCCTATTGTAGAAGTTACTAGCAAAGATTCATCAACTTACAAAACTCTTTATAATATAATTTTAAAAGAGATTAATAACTTAAAAATATTAGACTCAAATAAAGAAGAGAACTTTTTTCGTTTAGATATAGATAAAATATACTCACCAAAAGGTATTGGAACTATTGTTAGTGGTACTACAATAGGAAATATCAAAAAAGGAGATACCTTAACACTTTATCCTCAAAAAATAAGTATTAAAATCAAAGGTATTCAAAATCATGGTAAAGATTTAGAAGAAATCTCTTCTCACCAAAGATGCGCTTTAAATATAACAGGAACTACAGCTAAAGAGATTGAAAGAGGAAATCTTTTAACTAATAGTCAAACTATTATGAATAGTAAAATTATAGATGTTTTATTCAATCGATTATCAGGAGGGGAACTTCCTAAAAACAATACTAAAATTCGTTTAAATATTGGTACTGGTGAGTATTTTGGAAAAATTAAATATTTACATGAAATAGAAACAGATCCTATTTTCTTTCAATTGATTATGGATAAGGATATACCAGTAGATTTCGATGATATTGGAATTTTAAGAACTCTTAGCACCTCTTCTTTAATTGGTGGAGTAAGAATTTTAACACCTTTTGGTGTTCCTACTAAAAAAAACAACTATATATATTTACAAAAATTAAACTATCTTTTGAATAAAGACCTCAATCTTGTTGAGTATCTTTCAACTAAAAAAGATTTTGTTTATATAAATGATCTAAATAAAGAGTTTAATTTAACTTTAAATCAGAGCTCATTTGATGAGAATATCTTCACCTTTAAATCGATCAATGCAATCATTCATAAAACCATCTTGGAAAAATTAAAATTAGATATTAAAATATATTTAGAAGATTTTCACAATAAAAATCCTTTGAAAAAAGGAGTTCCTTTAGCAACAGTTAACAACCTTTTCTTTAAAGGACAAAATCTTACAATTGAATTTCAAGATGATTTTCAAGAACAAAATAACTTTGTTTCTCTTAAAAACTTTAAAATAAAACTTTCTAAAGATGAGAAAAAAATTAAAGATGAAATTTTAGTTCTTTTAAAAAAACATGAATTTAACGGCTTAAGTTTTGAAATTTTAAATGAACACTTTAAGTCTAACAGAAATTTTAAAAATGTTTTTCAATATCTCTTAAGTGAGGGATTAGTTTTAAATTTAGATGATTACTATGTATTAAAAGGTTTTTATCAAGAAGCATTAAGCAGATTACAACTATTTTTTGAAAAAAATTCTAAAATTACTCTAGCAGAATTCAGAGATATTTTAAAATCTAATAGAAAAATGGCTCTAATATATCTTGAAAATTTTGATGAAAAAAAAGTTACTAAAAAAATTGATAACTACAGAGTAAAAAATAATATTTAA
- the selA gene encoding L-seryl-tRNA(Sec) selenium transferase: MNDRQSLLRNLPKVDKIIDLLKEKEFFKDKPYKEVYDAVNEGINLFRKGILEGSITTYTIEDIEKEITKSLTRNLEYNFKRVINGTGTILHTNLGRALFSKDLIEHLQNSLCGYSNLEFDLKTGERGSRYSHVEDLIAKVTGAEGALVVNNNAAAVMLCLNEFSQNTEVVISRGELVEVGGSFRIPDIMELSSAKLVEVGTTNRTHLKDYEKAITENTSMLLKVHTSNYHISGFTKSVSNKEIAELARENGIISMEDLGSGVLVDFSKYGLKKEPTIFESLNSGIDLITFSGDKLLGGPQCGIIIGKKELISRLKKNQFLRAFRVCKMTISALEFTFKQYIDEKVAVEKNPTLNRILEPISEVFKRAEILKNLLKEIDIDSEVIETKAIIGGGSMPDATIDSYGVVITSLDGKSIETAFLKEDIPVVGRVQNNQFFIDLKTIHDDEYSIIVKNFKRFLESV; this comes from the coding sequence ATGAATGATAGACAATCTCTTCTAAGAAACCTTCCTAAAGTAGATAAAATTATCGATCTTTTAAAGGAGAAAGAGTTTTTTAAAGACAAACCTTACAAAGAGGTTTATGACGCCGTTAACGAAGGAATTAACCTTTTTAGAAAAGGAATCCTTGAAGGAAGTATTACTACTTATACAATAGAAGATATTGAAAAAGAGATAACTAAGTCTCTAACTAGAAATTTAGAATATAATTTCAAAAGAGTTATTAATGGTACTGGTACTATTTTACATACAAATTTAGGAAGAGCTCTTTTTTCTAAAGATCTTATTGAACATCTTCAAAACTCTCTATGTGGTTATAGTAATCTTGAGTTTGATTTAAAAACAGGAGAAAGAGGTAGTAGATACTCACATGTTGAGGATTTAATTGCTAAAGTTACTGGAGCTGAAGGAGCACTAGTTGTTAATAACAATGCTGCTGCTGTTATGCTTTGTTTAAACGAATTTAGCCAAAATACAGAGGTGGTTATATCTAGAGGAGAACTCGTTGAAGTTGGAGGTTCATTTAGAATTCCTGACATTATGGAACTATCTAGCGCTAAGCTTGTTGAAGTTGGAACTACTAACAGAACGCATCTAAAAGATTACGAAAAAGCTATCACTGAAAATACCTCAATGCTTTTAAAAGTTCATACTTCAAACTATCATATATCAGGTTTTACAAAATCTGTTTCTAATAAAGAGATTGCTGAACTAGCAAGAGAAAATGGAATAATATCTATGGAGGATTTAGGTAGCGGAGTTCTTGTTGATTTTTCAAAATATGGTTTGAAAAAAGAACCTACAATTTTTGAATCTTTAAATTCTGGAATAGATCTAATAACTTTCAGCGGAGATAAACTTCTAGGTGGTCCCCAATGTGGAATTATAATTGGAAAGAAGGAATTAATCTCAAGATTAAAAAAGAATCAATTTTTAAGAGCCTTTAGAGTTTGTAAAATGACAATAAGTGCTTTAGAATTTACTTTTAAACAATATATTGATGAAAAAGTAGCTGTAGAAAAAAATCCAACTTTAAATAGAATTTTAGAACCAATCTCTGAAGTTTTTAAAAGAGCTGAGATTTTAAAAAATCTTTTAAAAGAGATTGATATAGATAGTGAAGTAATTGAAACTAAAGCTATTATTGGTGGAGGTTCAATGCCAGATGCAACTATTGATAGTTATGGAGTTGTAATTACATCCTTAGATGGAAAAAGCATAGAAACTGCCTTTTTAAAAGAGGATATCCCTGTTGTTGGAAGAGTTCAAAACAATCAGTTTTTTATAGATTTAAAAACTATTCATGATGATGAATATTCTATAATTGTAAAAAACTTCAAAAGATTTTTAGAGAGTGTGTAA
- the selD gene encoding selenide, water dikinase SelD: MGPEVLSNLLKNLPSVEDKNLIVGFEKSDDAAIYKLTDDIALIQTLDFFTPMIDDPYVFGQIAAANSLSDVYAMGGEPKTAMNIVCFPEKENIEILGEILRGGAEKIAESGAVLSGGHSIHDPEVKYGLSVTGLVHPDKVLKNYGSEDGDVLIITKPLGTGIISTASKVETLPEEVKTEWIEVMTTLNKYSAEIIKNYPVTACTDITGFGFLGHAYEMAVASEKTFTLEQELIPYLDIAKEFAKEFYINSMGQKNRNYLNDKVDISAVPFWLQEIMLDPQTSGGLLFSVPSKYASEIMEKLNTLKIKSSLIGTVDKYNGKYIVVR, encoded by the coding sequence ATAGGACCGGAGGTCCTTTCAAATTTATTAAAAAATCTTCCAAGTGTGGAGGATAAAAATTTAATCGTTGGTTTCGAAAAATCAGATGATGCTGCTATATACAAATTAACAGATGATATAGCTTTAATTCAAACTTTAGATTTTTTTACACCTATGATTGATGATCCATATGTATTTGGACAAATAGCTGCAGCAAACTCTTTAAGTGATGTTTATGCAATGGGTGGAGAACCAAAAACTGCTATGAATATAGTTTGTTTTCCTGAAAAAGAAAATATTGAGATTCTAGGTGAGATTTTAAGAGGTGGAGCTGAAAAAATCGCAGAATCTGGAGCTGTTCTAAGTGGAGGGCACTCTATTCATGATCCTGAAGTTAAATATGGACTTTCAGTTACTGGTCTTGTTCATCCAGATAAAGTCTTAAAAAATTACGGTTCTGAAGATGGAGATGTTTTAATTATAACAAAACCACTAGGAACAGGTATTATATCTACAGCTTCTAAAGTTGAAACACTTCCTGAAGAGGTAAAAACAGAGTGGATCGAAGTAATGACAACTTTAAACAAATACTCTGCTGAAATTATTAAAAATTATCCAGTTACAGCTTGTACAGATATTACAGGTTTTGGATTTTTAGGACATGCTTACGAAATGGCAGTGGCTTCTGAGAAAACATTTACCTTAGAACAAGAATTAATTCCTTATTTAGATATTGCTAAGGAATTCGCTAAAGAGTTTTATATAAACTCTATGGGACAAAAAAACAGAAACTATTTAAATGATAAAGTTGATATCTCAGCTGTTCCTTTCTGGTTACAAGAGATTATGCTAGATCCACAAACATCTGGAGGTTTACTATTCTCAGTTCCTTCTAAATATGCATCTGAAATTATGGAAAAGCTTAATACTCTTAAAATTAAATCATCTTTAATTGGAACAGTAGATAAATACAACGGAAAATATATTGTAGTTAGATAA
- the aroB gene encoding 3-dehydroquinate synthase: MKNLVMKTSINSYDILIGQNTITKLNEFTENYDKILLLTNKTISNLYSHKLSSNLPKKKTYKFEIEDGEIYKNIDTSMKIFSFLIEHNFSRNSLIICVGGGVVCDLGGFIASTFMRGLDFLQVPTSLLAQVDASIGGKVAINHPLGKNLIGSFKQPIGVIIDIDFLKTLPDYQFKSGMGEVIKHSIINKDKSYFNFLIENHRDILKLKSEVLIEMIYESCKIKKEFVEKDEFEKGDRAFLNLGHTYGHALETLFDYQYMSHGEGVAKGIIFEMEISKLLGFITEDYVKSIKEIFSLYKIDCTPIYIESETLINVMKKDKKNSNDKIKFIVDKNGILENMPITKELICQANHSFKNRILKGVIDIGTNSCRIFIAEIEKSNNKIEIVTPIYKDLDVSRLGKNLNQTGVLSKESIEKTYHIIKRFKEKADSMGVTELIAFATAATREASNGSLFVQGIKNEFNINTLVIPGEIEAKLSFNGNSNIYKEKIATIDVGGGSSEVTIGDYNGIDYVKSFPIGVVKLTEMFFAEENYNEETLLSARNYLKGFFNELSKFENSNFKIIGVAGTVTTNVSIIKKLPKFVEKEINEFILTKMDLEENLFLFLSKTLEDRKKIIGLEPNRADVIIAGNLILITLLDILNKSSITVSTVDNLEGGMVLNI; encoded by the coding sequence ATGAAAAATCTAGTTATGAAGACTTCTATAAATTCATACGACATTCTTATTGGGCAAAATACGATAACTAAGCTTAATGAATTTACTGAAAATTACGATAAAATATTGCTACTTACAAATAAGACTATTAGCAATTTATACAGTCATAAACTTTCTAGTAATTTGCCTAAAAAGAAAACTTATAAATTTGAGATCGAAGATGGTGAAATCTACAAAAATATAGATACATCTATGAAGATATTTTCTTTTTTAATAGAACATAACTTCTCTAGAAACTCTCTAATTATATGTGTTGGAGGCGGAGTAGTTTGCGATCTTGGAGGATTTATTGCTTCTACTTTTATGAGAGGATTAGATTTTTTACAAGTTCCCACATCGTTATTAGCTCAAGTTGATGCTAGTATCGGAGGAAAAGTAGCTATTAATCACCCTCTAGGAAAAAATTTAATTGGATCTTTTAAACAACCTATCGGTGTTATTATAGATATTGATTTTTTAAAAACATTACCAGACTATCAATTTAAATCTGGAATGGGTGAAGTTATAAAACACAGTATTATAAACAAAGATAAATCTTACTTCAATTTCTTAATAGAAAACCACAGAGATATTTTAAAATTAAAATCTGAAGTTTTAATTGAGATGATCTACGAGTCTTGTAAAATAAAGAAAGAGTTTGTTGAGAAAGATGAATTTGAAAAAGGAGATAGAGCATTTTTAAATTTAGGTCACACATACGGTCATGCTCTTGAAACTCTATTTGATTATCAGTACATGTCTCACGGTGAAGGAGTAGCTAAAGGAATTATCTTTGAAATGGAAATATCTAAACTTTTAGGATTTATAACAGAAGATTATGTTAAATCTATAAAAGAGATTTTTTCTCTTTACAAAATTGATTGTACTCCTATATATATTGAGAGTGAGACTTTGATCAATGTTATGAAAAAAGATAAAAAGAACTCTAACGATAAAATAAAATTTATAGTTGATAAAAATGGTATTCTCGAAAATATGCCTATTACTAAAGAACTTATATGTCAAGCTAACCACTCATTTAAAAATAGAATTTTAAAGGGTGTTATCGATATAGGAACTAATTCTTGTAGAATTTTTATAGCTGAAATAGAAAAATCTAATAATAAAATTGAAATTGTAACTCCAATATATAAAGACTTAGATGTTTCTAGGCTTGGAAAAAATCTTAATCAAACAGGAGTTCTTTCTAAAGAATCAATAGAAAAAACTTATCATATTATTAAAAGATTTAAAGAAAAAGCTGATTCTATGGGAGTTACAGAACTTATTGCTTTTGCTACAGCAGCTACTAGAGAGGCTAGTAACGGAAGTTTATTTGTTCAAGGAATCAAAAATGAATTTAATATAAATACTCTTGTTATCCCAGGAGAGATTGAAGCTAAACTTAGTTTTAATGGTAACAGCAATATCTATAAAGAAAAAATAGCCACTATTGATGTTGGTGGTGGAAGTAGTGAAGTCACTATTGGTGATTACAATGGTATTGATTACGTTAAAAGTTTTCCTATAGGTGTTGTAAAGCTTACTGAGATGTTTTTTGCTGAAGAAAACTATAACGAAGAGACACTTTTGTCTGCTCGTAACTATTTAAAAGGATTTTTTAACGAGTTAAGCAAATTTGAAAATAGCAACTTTAAAATAATTGGTGTTGCTGGCACAGTTACTACAAATGTTTCTATTATTAAAAAGTTACCAAAATTTGTAGAAAAAGAGATTAATGAATTTATTTTAACTAAAATGGATTTAGAAGAAAACCTTTTTCTATTCTTAAGTAAAACATTAGAGGATCGTAAAAAAATTATTGGATTAGAGCCTAATAGAGCTGATGTAATTATTGCTGGAAATTTAATTTTAATAACACTTTTAGACATTTTAAATAAAAGTAGCATCACAGTATCTACTGTTGATAATCTTGAAGGTGGTATGGTATTAAATATATAA
- the htpX gene encoding zinc metalloprotease HtpX: MQGFKTFILMLVMTLLLLFIGGALGGRAGMTIALVLAGVMNFVSYWFSDKIVLSMYSAQELPENHKVYWITKKLAESAGLPMPKVYMINQSQPNAFATGRNPHHAAVAVTRGLVELMDDNELAGVIGHELGHVSHRDILIQSVAATLAGAIAYMANMAKWAAIFGGGRRDEDDNHGGIFGLLAISIFAPLAAMLVQMAISRSREYKADNFGGKVCGHPRYLANALRKLESYSTRIPMDAAPATENMFIVSPLAGSKMANLFSTHPSTADRIRRLEEME; encoded by the coding sequence ATGCAAGGTTTTAAAACATTTATATTGATGCTAGTAATGACCTTATTGCTATTATTTATAGGGGGGGCTCTAGGAGGAAGAGCTGGTATGACAATAGCTTTAGTTTTAGCAGGAGTAATGAATTTTGTATCATATTGGTTTAGTGATAAGATAGTACTTTCAATGTATAGTGCTCAAGAGTTACCTGAGAATCACAAAGTATATTGGATAACAAAAAAATTAGCTGAGAGCGCAGGATTACCAATGCCAAAAGTGTATATGATAAACCAAAGTCAGCCAAATGCATTTGCAACAGGAAGAAATCCACATCATGCAGCAGTAGCTGTAACAAGAGGATTAGTAGAACTTATGGATGACAATGAGCTCGCAGGAGTAATAGGGCATGAGTTAGGACATGTATCTCATAGAGATATTTTAATACAAAGTGTAGCAGCTACTTTGGCAGGAGCAATAGCTTATATGGCAAATATGGCAAAATGGGCAGCTATATTTGGTGGTGGAAGAAGAGATGAGGATGATAATCACGGAGGGATTTTTGGACTATTAGCAATAAGTATTTTTGCTCCATTAGCAGCAATGTTAGTTCAAATGGCCATATCTAGAAGTAGGGAGTATAAAGCTGATAACTTTGGAGGCAAAGTTTGTGGACATCCAAGATATTTAGCAAATGCTTTAAGAAAGTTAGAGTCGTATTCTACAAGAATTCCTATGGATGCAGCACCAGCTACAGAAAATATGTTTATTGTATCACCTTTAGCAGGTAGTAAAATGGCAAATTTATTTAGTACACATCCAAGTACAGCAGATAGAATAAGAAGATTAGAAGAGATGGAATAA
- a CDS encoding DUF2156 domain-containing protein, producing the protein MNWKKLTIDSRDELQEFLKNRFETSDMNFTNLFLWSFSENIQYSIYDDVLYIKGFYEGNEYYFSPVSKFDDKENIVKAVEKIKENGGKIVFIPESYEKFLKDVYPIKEERDSFDYIYLQEDLAELKGRKFSSKKNKINKFKKTYNFTYEKISKENIEEIRIFQREWTENRKEDSIIISETMGIEELLNNYENLGLRGGIIKVDKKIVAYAIGEKLTADMGVIHIEKGIFDYQGSYQMINMYVAKEEFSDVQYINREDDFGSLGLREAKLSYQPIKLIKKYSI; encoded by the coding sequence ATGAACTGGAAAAAGTTGACGATAGACAGCAGAGATGAGCTACAAGAATTTTTAAAAAATAGATTTGAAACTTCAGATATGAACTTTACAAATCTTTTTTTATGGAGTTTTAGTGAAAATATTCAATATTCAATATATGATGACGTACTTTATATAAAAGGGTTTTATGAAGGAAATGAGTATTACTTTTCACCTGTTTCAAAATTTGATGATAAAGAGAATATAGTAAAAGCTGTAGAAAAAATTAAGGAAAATGGCGGAAAAATAGTTTTTATACCAGAAAGTTATGAAAAGTTTTTAAAGGATGTTTATCCTATTAAAGAGGAGAGAGACTCTTTTGATTATATATATTTACAAGAGGATTTAGCAGAACTAAAGGGAAGAAAATTTTCTTCTAAGAAGAATAAAATAAATAAATTTAAAAAAACATATAACTTTACTTATGAAAAGATTTCAAAAGAGAATATAGAGGAGATTAGAATTTTTCAAAGAGAGTGGACTGAAAATAGAAAAGAGGACTCTATTATAATCTCAGAAACTATGGGGATAGAGGAACTTCTTAATAACTATGAAAATCTTGGATTAAGAGGTGGAATAATAAAAGTTGATAAAAAAATAGTAGCATATGCTATTGGAGAAAAATTAACAGCAGATATGGGAGTTATACATATAGAAAAAGGAATTTTTGATTATCAAGGAAGTTATCAAATGATAAATATGTATGTTGCAAAAGAGGAGTTTTCAGATGTTCAGTATATAAATAGGGAAGATGACTTTGGAAGCTTAGGTCTAAGAGAAGCAAAACTTTCATATCAACCAATAAAACTTATAAAAAAATACAGTATATAG
- a CDS encoding leucyl aminopeptidase: protein MFKVINKIEKGYDLNVVLNFEGQIDICEHISVGNKELIEKLMNKKEFTGKKGETLKVEFLEGTYLISMLFVGMGKEEDFNLNIYREVMFDVLSKEKGSILISAQNEKLLDYNVLGEIVSNVNYNFDTFKEKKGETLDVELFIPGEEKDFSETIFLGEATNIARDLVDQPANIINPITLAEKAVDLGKKYGFEVEVLDEKDIEKLDMNLLLAVGRASITKPRLIVMRYLNGKDNNEKIGLIGKGLTYDTGGLCIKPADSMFEMKSDMAGAASVIGAMCAIAKGKVERNVVAVVPACENAINENAYRPGDIIKSMNGKTVEIINTDAEGRLALADAITYAVRNEKVTEIVDLATLTGAILVALGTITTGVFSNNDEKYSMLEKSSKLYGEKVWRMPTFDEYDELLKSTVADVKHTGGRMGGSITAAKFLEGFVEGLPWIHMDIAGTAFNSGVKWLKKGATGVGVKALYSYVKNR from the coding sequence ATGTTTAAAGTTATTAACAAAATAGAAAAAGGTTATGATTTAAATGTTGTATTAAATTTTGAAGGACAAATAGATATTTGTGAACATATATCTGTAGGGAATAAAGAACTAATAGAAAAATTAATGAATAAAAAAGAGTTTACTGGAAAAAAAGGTGAGACTTTAAAAGTTGAATTTTTAGAAGGAACTTATTTAATATCAATGCTTTTTGTAGGTATGGGAAAAGAAGAAGATTTTAATTTAAACATATACAGAGAGGTCATGTTTGATGTTTTATCTAAAGAAAAAGGAAGTATTTTAATATCTGCTCAAAATGAAAAGTTATTAGATTATAACGTATTAGGAGAGATTGTATCAAATGTAAATTATAATTTTGATACATTTAAAGAGAAAAAAGGCGAAACATTAGATGTTGAATTATTTATCCCTGGTGAAGAAAAGGATTTCTCAGAGACTATATTTTTAGGAGAGGCAACAAATATAGCTAGAGATTTAGTAGACCAACCTGCAAATATTATAAATCCAATAACTCTTGCAGAAAAAGCTGTAGATTTAGGAAAGAAATATGGATTTGAAGTTGAAGTTTTAGATGAGAAGGATATTGAGAAATTAGATATGAATCTATTACTAGCTGTAGGAAGAGCATCTATAACAAAACCAAGACTTATTGTAATGAGATATTTAAATGGAAAAGATAATAATGAAAAAATAGGATTAATAGGAAAAGGGTTAACATATGATACAGGTGGACTTTGCATAAAACCAGCTGATTCTATGTTTGAAATGAAAAGCGATATGGCAGGAGCAGCGTCTGTCATAGGAGCTATGTGTGCTATTGCTAAGGGAAAAGTTGAAAGAAATGTAGTTGCAGTTGTTCCAGCATGTGAAAATGCTATAAATGAAAATGCATATAGACCTGGAGATATTATAAAATCTATGAATGGTAAGACTGTTGAGATTATAAATACAGATGCAGAAGGAAGATTAGCCTTAGCAGATGCTATAACTTATGCTGTAAGAAATGAGAAAGTTACAGAGATAGTTGATTTAGCAACTTTAACTGGAGCGATACTTGTTGCTTTAGGAACAATAACTACTGGAGTATTTTCAAATAATGATGAAAAATATAGTATGTTAGAAAAAAGCAGTAAATTATATGGTGAAAAAGTTTGGAGAATGCCAACATTTGATGAGTATGATGAGTTGTTAAAATCAACAGTTGCAGATGTAAAACATACAGGTGGAAGAATGGGTGGATCAATAACAGCTGCAAAGTTTTTAGAAGGATTTGTAGAAGGACTACCATGGATACATATGGATATAGCTGGAACAGCTTTTAATAGTGGAGTTAAATGGCTTAAAAAAGGTGCTACTGGAGTAGGAGTAAAAGCACTATATAGTTATGTTAAAAATAGATAA
- the eis gene encoding enhanced intracellular survival protein Eis — protein MIKNQLKDLWKDLFNDEVEYIEWYFNNIYKEKNTKLCIEENEVFGMLFENKYHLSVDSERLMGRYLVGVGVTPERRGEGVMKELLLQSIEEAYSYGEEFIYLTPIDKNIYERFGFSYISALSKYEVDFLGLKDFKKEFKIKKIKNENYKEDVLIQLRDFYEDISQEYFVKVAREKEDYRKTLSELFCENGLIYVSYDIFGKINGYMMLVKDKNIIVKELLFKERDTLEGLLSILYGYKDYYEKIEIILPENTYLEDYLKSEKGLKKTIKNKVQVRILNVDKTLKRLSKKFKENEELKIYIQDRYIEKNTGIYKISKNTVEKIEGDFDLSLNIKDLATLAYGFRDYNSLKKIESFYLKNKDKEKILSNIFIRKINYFNQDF, from the coding sequence GTGATAAAAAATCAATTAAAAGATTTATGGAAAGATCTTTTTAATGATGAAGTAGAATATATAGAGTGGTATTTTAATAATATTTATAAAGAAAAAAATACAAAGTTATGTATTGAAGAAAATGAAGTTTTTGGAATGCTATTTGAAAATAAATACCATCTATCAGTTGATAGTGAAAGGTTGATGGGAAGATACCTTGTTGGAGTGGGAGTAACACCTGAACGAAGAGGAGAGGGAGTTATGAAGGAGCTTCTTTTGCAAAGTATAGAAGAAGCATATAGTTATGGGGAAGAGTTTATATATTTAACTCCAATAGATAAAAACATATATGAACGATTTGGATTTTCTTATATTTCAGCACTTTCAAAATATGAAGTGGACTTTTTAGGATTAAAAGATTTTAAAAAAGAGTTTAAAATAAAAAAAATTAAAAATGAAAATTATAAAGAGGATGTTTTAATACAATTAAGAGATTTTTATGAAGATATTTCTCAAGAATATTTTGTAAAAGTGGCAAGAGAGAAGGAAGATTATAGAAAAACTCTTTCAGAACTATTTTGTGAAAATGGATTAATATATGTAAGTTATGATATATTTGGTAAAATAAATGGATATATGATGCTAGTAAAAGATAAAAATATAATAGTGAAAGAGCTTTTGTTTAAAGAGAGAGATACCTTAGAGGGACTACTATCTATTTTATATGGTTATAAAGACTACTATGAAAAAATAGAGATTATATTACCTGAAAATACATATCTAGAAGATTATTTAAAGAGTGAAAAAGGGTTGAAAAAAACTATTAAAAATAAAGTACAGGTCAGAATATTAAATGTGGATAAAACATTAAAAAGATTAAGCAAAAAATTTAAAGAAAATGAAGAGCTTAAAATTTATATCCAAGATAGATATATAGAAAAAAACACAGGAATTTATAAAATTAGTAAAAATACAGTTGAAAAAATAGAGGGTGATTTTGATTTAAGCTTGAATATAAAAGATTTAGCAACTTTAGCTTACGGTTTTAGAGATTATAACTCTTTAAAAAAAATAGAAAGTTTTTATTTAAAAAATAAGGATAAAGAGAAAATACTGAGTAATATATTTATAAGAAAAATTAATTATTTTAATCAAGATTTTTAA